The Colias croceus chromosome 23, ilColCroc2.1 genome window below encodes:
- the LOC123702462 gene encoding uncharacterized protein LOC123702462 isoform X3: MYLRIQVAALLTIIYFMYQYKDMLFKVKEEDEEPRCRHSTRLSRSRSRSCSRSRSKTRASYPITEKNGRRGRRPTRRCPDCSLCNMEQ, encoded by the exons atgtacctacgtatacag GTGGCAGCACTGTTGACGATCATCTACTTCATGTACCAATACAAGGACATGCTGTTCAAAGTGAAGGAGGAGGATGAGGAGCCCCGCTGCAGGCACTCGACTCGCCTGTCGAGGTCCCGCTCTAG GTCGTGTTCTAGGTCCAGATCAAAAACCAGAGCGAGTTATCCTATAACTGAAAAAAATGGCCGTCGGGGTCGACGACCGACGCGCCGATGCCCTGACTGTAGTCTATGTAACATGGAACAATAG
- the LOC123702409 gene encoding uncharacterized protein LOC123702409 isoform X2, with translation MGSLAFIPLAIRGLHRAHCRGSLRKLLGLMRDYMALARRATACCREYTAMHAQLVSVTSAIESTHAVLCRQQKELLVLMSRATSALLGNVPWLRGDIALECETDSLMKIHHAFLVVQSTLLKHIALAHHIPSHAQKLYKNHNERIYWIHHTLIDNLILEFKENFEALERMYRLLKNYGTKDSASALKRPGAALKETWLYSDIHTGVARSCLELKMALSKCNDLDMFLDSCALNKQELDLNVLNKDIDAIIDDITNSLNTIQNSQIRLKKLQNKFKVDEPKLEEFEEHVEDTSVVNIDQSEREIKDEVFYFVKTEDDDNVQPLADVVTAPGRKEKETTKIVLNELKRKLVKREDLMRERERQALAKTMPDLKNVPEFPRQISMQDFVDRKGFLSKIERKQRKKIKSKKNKKPKHKYRLKMCKYIDETDIPDELYEANAKLNVKSRLITVGKDRNSFILNKWVKKIEINTNGLDSSGLSDGLSDVESDAVNLNVRNINNNKNEAINYKFNKKDLDLTSSSDSELDIENNGLLNDIRRYRAVRKKNFPAKRASIDKDVDESMKPIEYRFGTGMAMASVLQINNNSRMPNMAAEEVFIGNGEVSEDSGNDEDA, from the exons ATGGGGTCTCTAGCATTCATACCACTTGCAATACGCGGTCTACACCGCGCGCATTGCCGTGGCAGTTTGCGCAAGCTGCTTGGCTTGATGCGCGATTACATGGCGCTGGCGAGGCGTGCGACTGCATGCTGTAGGGAGTACACGGCTATGCATGCACAGTT AGTATCAGTAACTTCAGCTATAGAGTCCACGCACGCAGTTCTGTGCCGGCAGCAGAAGGAACTGCTCGTACTCATGTCTCGAGCCACGTCAGCACTTTTGGGGAATGTGCCTTGGCTCAGGGGGGATATAGCGCTAGAGTGTGAGACTGATAGTCTTATG aAAATCCATCACGCCTTCCTCGTCGTACAATCCACACTGTTAAAACACATCGCACTCGCACACCACATTCCGTCACACGCACAAAAACTGTACAAAAATCACAACGAACGAATATATTGGATACATCACACACTCATAGACAATCTCATTCTAGAGTTCAAAGAGAATTTCGAAGCTCTAGAACGAATGTATCGATTGCTCAAAAATTATGGCACAAAAGATAGTGCCAGTGCTCTAAAAAGGCCTGGAGCTGCTCTCAAAGAAACATGGCTCTATTCAGACATACATACAGGAGTTGCTCGATCGTGTTTAGAACTAAAAATGGCACTAAGCAAATGCAACGATCTAGATATGTTCCTAGATTCTTGTGCGCTAAATAAACAGGAATTGGACTTAAATGTACTGAATAAAGATATTGACGCAATCATTGATGATATAACGAATAGCCTCAACACGATACAAAACTCGCAAATACGGTTGAAGAAATTGCAAAATAAGTTCAAAGTGGATGAGCCGAAATTGGAAGAATTTGAAGAACACGTGGAAGATACATCGGTAGTAAATATAGATCAAAGCGAACGGGAAATCAAAGATgaagttttttatttcgtaaaaACAGAAGACGATGATAATGTTCAACCGTTAGCAGATGTTGTGACAGCCCCTGGGAGGAAAGAGAAAGAAACAactaaaatagttttaaacgAATTAAAAAGGAAATTAGTGAAGCGGGAAGACTTAATGAGGGAAAGGGAGAGACAAGCGCTCGCTAAAACAATGCCCGATTTGAAAAACGTACCAGAATTCCCGAGACAGATTAGCATGCAAGATTTCGTTGACCGCAAAggttttttatcaaaaatcgAAAGAAAGCAGCgaaaaaagataaaatcaaagaaaaataagaaaccaaaacataaatacagattaaaaatgtgtaaatataTCGATGAGACGGATATCCCTGATGAGTTGTATGAAGCCAACGCCAAGTTAAATGTAAAAAGTCGCCTTATTACTGTAGGAAAAGATCGAAATAGCTTCATTTTGAATAAATGGGTTAAGAAAATCGAAATTAATACGAACGGCTTAGATTCCAGTGGTCTCTCAGACGGGCTCAGTGACGTTGAATCTGACGCTGTTAACTTAAATGTAcgcaatataaataacaataaaaacgaagcaataaattataaattcaataaaaaagatttagaTCTCACCTCCTCTTCAGATAGTGAACtcgatattgaaaataatggtTTACTAAATGACATAAGGCGGTACAGAGCGGTGCGAAAAAAGAATTTTCCCGCCAAACGAGCGTCCATAGACAAAGACGTAGATGAAAGCATGAAGCCCATAGAGTATAGATTCGGGACGGGCATGGCGATGGCGTCAGTTctacagataaataataattctagaATGCCAAATATGGCCGCGGAAGAAGTTTTTATTGGAAATGGTGAAGTTTCTGAAGATAGCGGTAATGATGAAGAtgcttaa
- the LOC123702462 gene encoding uncharacterized protein LOC123702462 isoform X1: MDFLLESVIDFIRVRQLNIAVAALLTIIYFMYQYKDMLFKVKEEDEEPRCRHSTRLSRSRSRSCSRSRSKTRASYPITEKNGRRGRRPTRRCPDCSLCNMEQ; this comes from the exons ATGGATTTCCTGCTCGAGTCGGTGATCGACTTCATTCGCGTAAGACAACTTAATATTGCG GTGGCAGCACTGTTGACGATCATCTACTTCATGTACCAATACAAGGACATGCTGTTCAAAGTGAAGGAGGAGGATGAGGAGCCCCGCTGCAGGCACTCGACTCGCCTGTCGAGGTCCCGCTCTAG GTCGTGTTCTAGGTCCAGATCAAAAACCAGAGCGAGTTATCCTATAACTGAAAAAAATGGCCGTCGGGGTCGACGACCGACGCGCCGATGCCCTGACTGTAGTCTATGTAACATGGAACAATAG
- the LOC123702409 gene encoding uncharacterized protein LOC123702409 isoform X1, with translation MALFMKQDFSPPILSRKWIAIKFRPNMLIYSHDNIVAILESGLLFREDSIEVEQEAPCPEVAWKHAGGAGWLTGGERNSAIGAIATCLLVAPPRNLNKWTLVRMGSLAFIPLAIRGLHRAHCRGSLRKLLGLMRDYMALARRATACCREYTAMHAQLVSVTSAIESTHAVLCRQQKELLVLMSRATSALLGNVPWLRGDIALECETDSLMKIHHAFLVVQSTLLKHIALAHHIPSHAQKLYKNHNERIYWIHHTLIDNLILEFKENFEALERMYRLLKNYGTKDSASALKRPGAALKETWLYSDIHTGVARSCLELKMALSKCNDLDMFLDSCALNKQELDLNVLNKDIDAIIDDITNSLNTIQNSQIRLKKLQNKFKVDEPKLEEFEEHVEDTSVVNIDQSEREIKDEVFYFVKTEDDDNVQPLADVVTAPGRKEKETTKIVLNELKRKLVKREDLMRERERQALAKTMPDLKNVPEFPRQISMQDFVDRKGFLSKIERKQRKKIKSKKNKKPKHKYRLKMCKYIDETDIPDELYEANAKLNVKSRLITVGKDRNSFILNKWVKKIEINTNGLDSSGLSDGLSDVESDAVNLNVRNINNNKNEAINYKFNKKDLDLTSSSDSELDIENNGLLNDIRRYRAVRKKNFPAKRASIDKDVDESMKPIEYRFGTGMAMASVLQINNNSRMPNMAAEEVFIGNGEVSEDSGNDEDA, from the exons ATGGCCTTATTTATGAAGCAAGACTTTTCTCCACCTATCCTCTCAAGAAAATGGATTGCTATAAAATTTAGGCCCAATAtg ttaATTTACAGCCACGACAACATAGTAGCAATACTCGAGTCTGGATTACTCTTCCGTGAGGATAGCATTGAGGTAGAACAAGAAGCCCCCTGTCCTGAAGTGGCTTGGAAACATGCGGGGGGTGCGGGCTGGCTCACAGGGGGAGAGAGGAATAGTGCTATAGGGGCGATCGCTACTTGCTTGTTAGTCGCACCACCTAGGAA CCTAAACAAATGGACGCTAGTCCGTATGGGGTCTCTAGCATTCATACCACTTGCAATACGCGGTCTACACCGCGCGCATTGCCGTGGCAGTTTGCGCAAGCTGCTTGGCTTGATGCGCGATTACATGGCGCTGGCGAGGCGTGCGACTGCATGCTGTAGGGAGTACACGGCTATGCATGCACAGTT AGTATCAGTAACTTCAGCTATAGAGTCCACGCACGCAGTTCTGTGCCGGCAGCAGAAGGAACTGCTCGTACTCATGTCTCGAGCCACGTCAGCACTTTTGGGGAATGTGCCTTGGCTCAGGGGGGATATAGCGCTAGAGTGTGAGACTGATAGTCTTATG aAAATCCATCACGCCTTCCTCGTCGTACAATCCACACTGTTAAAACACATCGCACTCGCACACCACATTCCGTCACACGCACAAAAACTGTACAAAAATCACAACGAACGAATATATTGGATACATCACACACTCATAGACAATCTCATTCTAGAGTTCAAAGAGAATTTCGAAGCTCTAGAACGAATGTATCGATTGCTCAAAAATTATGGCACAAAAGATAGTGCCAGTGCTCTAAAAAGGCCTGGAGCTGCTCTCAAAGAAACATGGCTCTATTCAGACATACATACAGGAGTTGCTCGATCGTGTTTAGAACTAAAAATGGCACTAAGCAAATGCAACGATCTAGATATGTTCCTAGATTCTTGTGCGCTAAATAAACAGGAATTGGACTTAAATGTACTGAATAAAGATATTGACGCAATCATTGATGATATAACGAATAGCCTCAACACGATACAAAACTCGCAAATACGGTTGAAGAAATTGCAAAATAAGTTCAAAGTGGATGAGCCGAAATTGGAAGAATTTGAAGAACACGTGGAAGATACATCGGTAGTAAATATAGATCAAAGCGAACGGGAAATCAAAGATgaagttttttatttcgtaaaaACAGAAGACGATGATAATGTTCAACCGTTAGCAGATGTTGTGACAGCCCCTGGGAGGAAAGAGAAAGAAACAactaaaatagttttaaacgAATTAAAAAGGAAATTAGTGAAGCGGGAAGACTTAATGAGGGAAAGGGAGAGACAAGCGCTCGCTAAAACAATGCCCGATTTGAAAAACGTACCAGAATTCCCGAGACAGATTAGCATGCAAGATTTCGTTGACCGCAAAggttttttatcaaaaatcgAAAGAAAGCAGCgaaaaaagataaaatcaaagaaaaataagaaaccaaaacataaatacagattaaaaatgtgtaaatataTCGATGAGACGGATATCCCTGATGAGTTGTATGAAGCCAACGCCAAGTTAAATGTAAAAAGTCGCCTTATTACTGTAGGAAAAGATCGAAATAGCTTCATTTTGAATAAATGGGTTAAGAAAATCGAAATTAATACGAACGGCTTAGATTCCAGTGGTCTCTCAGACGGGCTCAGTGACGTTGAATCTGACGCTGTTAACTTAAATGTAcgcaatataaataacaataaaaacgaagcaataaattataaattcaataaaaaagatttagaTCTCACCTCCTCTTCAGATAGTGAACtcgatattgaaaataatggtTTACTAAATGACATAAGGCGGTACAGAGCGGTGCGAAAAAAGAATTTTCCCGCCAAACGAGCGTCCATAGACAAAGACGTAGATGAAAGCATGAAGCCCATAGAGTATAGATTCGGGACGGGCATGGCGATGGCGTCAGTTctacagataaataataattctagaATGCCAAATATGGCCGCGGAAGAAGTTTTTATTGGAAATGGTGAAGTTTCTGAAGATAGCGGTAATGATGAAGAtgcttaa
- the LOC123702459 gene encoding uncharacterized protein LOC123702459, translating to MADESSNDVVAITSDEEDDSFSDKPIIKLFKRLIANDSKQNTILTNNQILDLLKLEFDIDILVLHSLEVDIYITLMKKFLKDWPQWEDFDNTVTEAKSKNDMSLINNMLHEQHDNLKNYLQSVIELAKPLAKEAILKAKEYIKNKNETPKDDANESGNVEAVLEVDASRSQLDNLFLRLPVAGSIFNVDPQASHSKITLNSFKTEALLNWWNINIEIRLRNKGPNLLYKREMVHELRHTLVNKKLPYQNNPCVKLDTELKVKLWKKSRATESPKLIDFIDKIASMYPIKDSDMNEVFEFVKKDLFLMPQNVFTAALYKRYLNEYSYVRYHYVEDDNGNLQDKYDIQLEEIILPMVKFNISAFDMKDFVLDENSVSVECSPCKQLFTGPALMAQLREHMEGHALEKPWLCSNCGLEFPMILLAERWWSHRCQ from the exons ATGGCTGATGAATCGTCAAACGATGTCGTCGCTATCACTTCTGATGAGGAAGATGACTCTTTTTCAG ataaaccaattattaaactatttaaGCGGCTTATAGCTAATGATAGCAAACAAAACACAATACTAACTAACAATCAAATTCTCGACTTACTAAAATTAGAATTTGATATAGATATATTAGTATTACATAGCTTGGAGGTAGACATTTATATAACACTAATGAAGAAGTTCCTAAAAGACTGGCCTCAATGGGAAGACTTTGACAATACAGTGACTGaagcaaaaagtaaaaatgatATGAGCCTCATAAATAATATGCTACATGAGCAACATGAcaatcttaaaaattatttgcaatCTGTCATTGAATTAGCCAAGCCCCTTGCCAAAGAAGCAATACTTAAAGCAAAAGAATACATCaagaataaaaatgaaactcCCAAAGATGACGCAAATGAAAGTGGGAATGTAGAGGCAGTATTAGAAGTAGATGCGTCTCGATCACAACTCGACAACCTCTTTCTACGATTGCCAGTAGCAGGCTCCATTTTCAATGTTGATCCACAGGCTTCACACTCGAAGATCACATTGAATTCTTTCAAAACAGAAGCCTTACTAAACTGGTGGAATATCAACATAGAAATACGGTTACGAAACAAAGGTCCCAATTTATTGTACAAGAGAGAAATGGTGCACGAATTACGACATACATTggtgaataaaaaattaccgTACCAAAATAATCCATGCGTCAAACTCGACACagaattaaaagttaaattatggAAGAAAAGTCGAGCGACTGAGAGCCCTAaattaatagattttatagataaaatagcCTCTATGTATCCCATAAAGGATAGCGATATGAACGAGGTGTTTGAATTTGTTAAAAAGGACTTATTTCTTATGCCGCAGAATGTGTTTACTGCCGCACTTTATAAGCGATACCTGAATGAATACAGCTATGTTCGTTATCACTATGTGGAGGATGATAATGGGAATTTGCAAGACAAGTACGACATACAGTTGGAAGAGATCATTCTACCGATGGTGAAATTCAATATCTCAGCGTTCGACATGAAGGATTTTGTTCTGGACGAAAACAGTGTGAGTGTGGAGTGTTCTCCGTGTAAGCAGTTGTTCACGGGGCCAGCTCTCATGGCGCAGTTGCGCGAACATATGGAGGGACATGCGCTTGAAAAGCCTTGGTTGTGTTCGAATTGTGGGTTGGAGTTTCCGATGATACTGTTAGCCGAGAGATGGTGGTCGCATCGGTGTCAGTGA
- the LOC123702462 gene encoding uncharacterized protein LOC123702462 isoform X2, with product MDFLLESVIDFIRVAALLTIIYFMYQYKDMLFKVKEEDEEPRCRHSTRLSRSRSRSCSRSRSKTRASYPITEKNGRRGRRPTRRCPDCSLCNMEQ from the exons ATGGATTTCCTGCTCGAGTCGGTGATCGACTTCATTCGC GTGGCAGCACTGTTGACGATCATCTACTTCATGTACCAATACAAGGACATGCTGTTCAAAGTGAAGGAGGAGGATGAGGAGCCCCGCTGCAGGCACTCGACTCGCCTGTCGAGGTCCCGCTCTAG GTCGTGTTCTAGGTCCAGATCAAAAACCAGAGCGAGTTATCCTATAACTGAAAAAAATGGCCGTCGGGGTCGACGACCGACGCGCCGATGCCCTGACTGTAGTCTATGTAACATGGAACAATAG
- the LOC123702461 gene encoding uncharacterized protein LOC123702461 — protein sequence MDTSKTFTVFLLICIHVSMQMPQSITTSTQATTTTKANGTVTPLSCITGKGDAGVCTRREFCDYGTRAIDFTLYAKHTYKNVCTSEETCCPASSIIQNTASDSASDSGNSDGDM from the exons ATGGACACAAGCAAAAC ATTTACCGTATTTCTACTTATTTGCATTCACGTGTCAATGCAAATGCCACAAAGCATAACGACTTCCACACAAGCAACAACCACTACGAAAGCAAATG GCACAGTGACACCATTATCTTGTATAACTGGGAAAGGCGACGCCGGCGTGTGCACGCGGCGGGAGTTCTGCGACTACGGCACACGAGCTATCGACTTCACGTTATACGCTaaacatacttataaaaa TGTTTGCACGAGTGAAGAGACTTGCTGTCCTGCTTCTTCAATAATCCAAAATACAGCGTCCGATTCAGCTTCAGATTCGGGAAATTCAGATGGTGACatgtga